The following coding sequences are from one Verrucosispora sp. WMMD573 window:
- a CDS encoding phosphoketolase family protein, with product MDTAVDLRSPLTDDELRRLDAYWRAANYLTVGQIYLLDNPLLREPLAPEHVKPRLLGHWGTSPGLNLIYAHLNRAIVARDLSAIYITGPGHGGPALVANTWLEGTYSELYHDIGRDEAGMARLFRQFSFPGGIPSHVAAEVPGSIHEGGELGYALSHAYGAAFDNPDLLVACVVGDGEAETGPLAGSWLSNVFLNPARDGAVLPILHLNGYKIANPTVLDRIPESDLLDLMRGQGYQPYVVAGDDPAEVHQSLAATLDRALDEIAQIQRRARSGSTVERPRWPMIVLRTPKGWTGPRDVDGKQVEGTYRAHQVPLSAVRTNPEHLAELERWLCSYRPQELFDATGAPVAEVAELPPRGPRRMSANPVANGGSLLRDLVLPDFRDYAVEVPRAGATITSATGELGKWIRDVITANPQTFRLFGPDEVASNRLQAAFEVTGRAWMAGTVDGDDHLSPDGRVMEVLSEHLCQGWLEGYLLTGRHGIFTSYEAFIHIVDSMVNQHAKWLKVTRGIPWRQPVASLNYLLSSHVWRQDHNGFSHQDPGFIDHVMNKKAEVVRVYLPPDANTLLSTMDHCLRSRHYINVVVAGKQPAPSWLTMDEAIAHCRRGVGIWDWASTDDGSEPDVVLACAGDVPTLETLAAADLLRQHLPELKVRVINVVDLMRLQPAAEHPHGLPESEFDTLFTRDKPIIFAYHGYPWLIHRLTYRRTNHDNLHVRGYKEEGTTTTPFDMVMLNDLDRFHLVIDVIDRVPGLAARAAHLRQEMTDARESARDYTRRFGEDDPKVAEWRWVRETDPTNP from the coding sequence ATGGACACCGCCGTAGACCTGCGAAGCCCCCTGACCGATGACGAGCTGCGCCGGCTGGACGCCTACTGGCGAGCGGCGAACTACCTCACCGTCGGGCAGATCTACCTGCTGGACAATCCCCTGTTGCGTGAACCGCTGGCCCCCGAGCACGTCAAGCCCCGCCTGCTCGGGCACTGGGGCACCTCCCCCGGGCTGAATCTGATCTACGCGCACCTGAACCGGGCCATCGTGGCGCGGGACCTCAGCGCCATCTACATCACCGGGCCCGGTCACGGCGGACCGGCACTGGTGGCGAACACCTGGCTCGAAGGCACCTACAGCGAGCTGTATCACGACATCGGCCGCGACGAGGCCGGCATGGCCCGGCTGTTCCGCCAGTTCTCCTTCCCCGGCGGCATTCCGAGCCACGTCGCGGCGGAGGTGCCGGGCTCGATCCACGAGGGCGGTGAGCTGGGGTACGCGCTCAGTCACGCCTACGGCGCCGCCTTCGACAACCCCGACCTGCTGGTCGCCTGCGTGGTCGGCGACGGCGAGGCGGAGACCGGTCCGCTCGCCGGCAGCTGGCTGTCCAACGTGTTCCTCAACCCCGCCCGCGACGGTGCGGTGCTGCCCATCCTGCACCTCAACGGATACAAGATCGCCAACCCGACGGTGCTGGACCGCATCCCCGAGTCCGACCTGCTCGACCTGATGCGCGGCCAGGGTTACCAGCCGTACGTGGTGGCCGGCGACGATCCGGCCGAGGTGCATCAGAGCCTGGCCGCCACCCTGGACCGGGCGCTGGACGAGATCGCGCAGATCCAGCGCCGAGCCCGCTCCGGGTCGACCGTCGAACGCCCGCGCTGGCCGATGATCGTCCTGCGTACCCCGAAGGGCTGGACCGGGCCCCGCGACGTCGACGGCAAGCAGGTGGAGGGCACCTACCGCGCACACCAGGTGCCGCTCTCCGCAGTCCGCACCAACCCGGAGCACCTGGCCGAGCTGGAGCGGTGGCTGTGCAGCTACCGACCGCAGGAGCTGTTCGACGCCACCGGCGCGCCGGTGGCCGAGGTGGCCGAACTGCCGCCCCGGGGGCCACGGCGGATGAGCGCGAACCCGGTCGCCAACGGCGGCTCCCTGCTGCGCGATCTGGTCCTGCCCGACTTCCGCGACTACGCCGTCGAGGTACCCCGTGCCGGTGCCACGATCACCAGCGCCACCGGTGAACTCGGCAAGTGGATCCGCGACGTGATCACCGCCAACCCGCAGACGTTCCGGCTGTTCGGCCCGGACGAGGTCGCCTCCAACCGGCTCCAGGCGGCCTTCGAGGTCACCGGCCGGGCCTGGATGGCCGGCACGGTCGACGGCGACGACCACCTCTCCCCCGACGGGCGGGTGATGGAGGTCCTCTCCGAGCACCTGTGCCAGGGCTGGTTGGAGGGCTACCTGCTCACCGGCCGGCACGGCATCTTCACCAGCTACGAGGCGTTCATCCACATCGTCGACTCGATGGTCAACCAGCACGCCAAGTGGCTGAAGGTCACCCGTGGCATCCCTTGGCGACAGCCGGTCGCCTCGCTGAACTACCTGCTCTCCAGCCATGTCTGGCGGCAGGACCACAACGGTTTCTCCCACCAGGACCCGGGCTTCATCGATCACGTGATGAACAAGAAGGCCGAGGTGGTACGGGTCTACCTGCCGCCGGACGCCAACACATTGCTCTCCACCATGGATCACTGCCTGCGCAGCCGTCACTACATCAACGTGGTGGTGGCCGGCAAGCAGCCCGCGCCCAGCTGGCTCACCATGGACGAGGCCATCGCGCACTGCCGGCGCGGCGTGGGTATCTGGGACTGGGCCAGCACCGACGACGGCAGCGAGCCGGACGTCGTGCTCGCCTGCGCCGGTGACGTGCCGACGCTGGAGACCCTGGCCGCGGCGGACCTGCTGCGCCAGCACCTGCCCGAGCTCAAGGTCCGGGTGATCAACGTCGTCGACCTGATGCGGCTCCAGCCGGCCGCCGAGCACCCGCACGGCCTGCCGGAATCCGAGTTCGACACGCTGTTCACCCGCGACAAGCCGATCATCTTCGCGTACCACGGCTACCCGTGGCTGATCCACCGGCTCACCTACCGCCGGACCAACCACGACAACCTCCATGTACGCGGGTACAAGGAGGAGGGCACCACCACCACGCCCTTCGACATGGTGATGCTCAACGACCTGGACCGATTTCACCTCGTCATCGACGTGATCGACCGGGTGCCGGGGCTGGCGGCCCGCGCCGCGCACCTGCGGCAGGAGATGACCGACGCCCGCGAGTCCGCCCGCGACTACACCCGCCGGTTCGGCGAGGACGACCCGAAGGTGGCCGAGTGGCGCTGGGTCCGCGAGACCGACCCCACCAACCCGTGA
- a CDS encoding universal stress protein, with translation MAAASDAPVLVGVGPEDALPVARLAARVAAAHGRGLHLLHAFNWAAFDAPAVSSSRATAEQLIAEATATANENEPGVAVTAEIAEGSAVANLVRRSESAFLVVVGDGGMAHCDRCIPADSPAVQVAARAECPVLVARREPPPAGPVLVGVDGSASGEMALDWALTCATQHQARLLAIWVVDSDGIVEDATERLSEMVSRHRAGHPDAAVECHVIRGEPNDVLVDQSRSAQLVVVAARGEEPSRGMLGAVSQSLLYHAPSPVLVIRGVTDTPDFHGS, from the coding sequence ATGGCCGCCGCCAGCGATGCGCCGGTGCTCGTCGGCGTCGGCCCGGAGGACGCCCTGCCGGTGGCCCGCCTCGCCGCCCGGGTCGCCGCCGCCCACGGACGCGGGCTGCACCTGCTGCACGCCTTCAACTGGGCTGCCTTCGACGCGCCAGCGGTCTCCAGCTCCCGGGCGACCGCAGAGCAGTTGATCGCCGAGGCGACCGCGACGGCCAACGAGAACGAGCCGGGCGTAGCGGTCACCGCCGAGATCGCCGAGGGCTCGGCGGTGGCGAACCTCGTCCGCAGGTCGGAGTCCGCCTTCCTGGTGGTGGTCGGCGACGGCGGCATGGCCCACTGCGACCGTTGCATCCCGGCGGACAGTCCCGCCGTGCAGGTGGCCGCCCGCGCTGAATGCCCGGTGCTGGTCGCCCGGCGGGAACCCCCACCCGCCGGCCCGGTCCTGGTCGGGGTCGACGGTTCGGCCTCCGGCGAGATGGCGCTGGACTGGGCGCTCACCTGCGCCACCCAGCACCAGGCACGCTTGCTGGCGATCTGGGTGGTCGACTCCGACGGCATCGTCGAGGATGCCACCGAACGGCTCAGCGAGATGGTGTCCCGCCACCGGGCCGGCCATCCCGACGCCGCCGTCGAGTGTCACGTCATCCGGGGCGAGCCCAACGACGTGCTGGTCGACCAGTCCCGCTCGGCGCAACTCGTGGTGGTCGCCGCCCGCGGTGAGGAACCGTCGCGCGGGATGCTCGGCGCGGTCAGCCAGTCGCTGCTCTACCACGCCCCGTCCCCGGTGCTCGTGATCCGGGGCGTGACCGACACACCCGACTTCCACGGGTCGTGA
- a CDS encoding HTH domain-containing protein, with protein sequence MSQATELAAAAGSTDPRVGLRAVRALRRLLERLEVVQVDNARRQGWSWQEIADALEVSRQAVHKKHAGRPAVESSWEA encoded by the coding sequence ATGAGTCAGGCGACGGAACTCGCGGCGGCGGCCGGCAGCACCGACCCCCGGGTCGGTCTGCGTGCCGTCCGCGCCCTGCGCCGGCTGCTCGAACGGCTTGAGGTGGTCCAGGTCGACAACGCCCGACGACAGGGCTGGTCATGGCAGGAGATCGCCGACGCGCTCGAGGTCAGCCGGCAGGCGGTGCACAAGAAACATGCCGGGCGACCGGCGGTCGAATCCTCCTGGGAGGCGTGA
- a CDS encoding Clp protease N-terminal domain-containing protein, with translation MFERFTDRSRTVVRRAREEAHAEGRRPVGTEHLLLAILADGDGLAVRVLRDAGVTDDDLRERIRRHTETGGSGLGEADAAALREIGIDLSAIVARIEESFGPDALREAVPAPRRRWGRRRRAGGPFSDRAKKALELSLREAIRLRHHHIGTEHILLGLLREGNGLAALALTEAGVDLADVRHRVELALRASA, from the coding sequence ATGTTCGAACGATTCACCGACCGTTCCCGCACCGTCGTGCGGCGGGCACGCGAGGAGGCCCACGCCGAGGGGCGGCGGCCCGTCGGCACCGAGCATCTCCTGCTCGCCATCCTCGCCGACGGTGACGGCCTGGCCGTGCGGGTGCTCCGCGACGCGGGGGTCACCGACGACGACCTACGCGAGCGGATCCGCCGCCACACCGAGACCGGTGGCAGCGGCCTGGGCGAGGCCGACGCGGCGGCGCTGCGCGAGATCGGCATCGACCTGTCGGCCATCGTCGCCCGGATCGAGGAGTCGTTCGGCCCGGACGCCCTGCGCGAGGCGGTGCCGGCACCGCGCCGCCGATGGGGCCGACGGCGGCGGGCCGGTGGCCCCTTCTCCGACCGCGCGAAGAAGGCACTGGAGCTGTCGCTACGTGAGGCGATTCGGTTGCGTCACCACCACATCGGTACCGAACACATCCTGCTCGGCCTGCTGCGGGAGGGCAACGGACTCGCCGCGTTGGCGCTCACCGAGGCCGGGGTCGACCTGGCCGACGTACGCCACCGCGTCGAACTCGCCCTACGCGCCAGCGCATAA
- a CDS encoding diacylglycerol kinase family protein encodes MKAGRDEGPLRSAVVVNPVKVTDLDALRRTVGDTLDAAGWPEPLWFETTPDDPGRGQTEKALAAGVDVVFACGGDGTVMACVDALVGSEVALAVLPQGTGNLLAANLGLSDELPAGLAVAIERGRRLLDVGEVDGHHFAVMAGMGFDAQMLDATSETTKRRIGWPAYVVGAARHLRDRPMRVRIRLDDQAPLRRRARSVLVANVGRLQGGVTLLTEAEPDDGYLDVAVLTPRTLRHWFSLGWAVLRRRDRVPRMEVYRARRVEITSNRSQPRELDGDLIEPGRELRVQIRRRALWLCVPRPEQAPDLAEDASAAAERGERLVEEGRGEREE; translated from the coding sequence GTGAAAGCTGGACGGGACGAAGGGCCGCTGCGCAGCGCGGTGGTGGTCAATCCGGTGAAGGTGACCGACCTCGACGCGTTACGCCGTACCGTCGGCGACACGCTCGACGCGGCCGGCTGGCCGGAACCGCTGTGGTTCGAGACCACCCCCGACGATCCCGGTCGAGGCCAGACCGAGAAGGCCCTCGCCGCCGGGGTCGACGTGGTCTTCGCCTGCGGCGGCGACGGTACGGTGATGGCCTGCGTCGACGCCCTGGTGGGCAGCGAGGTGGCGCTCGCCGTGCTGCCCCAGGGCACCGGCAACCTGCTCGCGGCCAACCTGGGACTCTCCGACGAGCTGCCCGCCGGGCTGGCGGTGGCGATCGAGCGTGGTCGGCGCCTGCTCGACGTCGGTGAGGTGGACGGGCACCACTTCGCGGTGATGGCCGGCATGGGCTTCGACGCCCAGATGCTCGATGCCACCAGCGAGACGACCAAGCGCCGGATCGGCTGGCCCGCGTACGTGGTGGGAGCCGCACGACATCTGCGGGACCGGCCGATGCGGGTGCGGATCCGGTTGGACGACCAGGCACCGCTGCGCCGTCGCGCCCGTTCGGTGCTGGTCGCCAACGTCGGCCGGCTCCAGGGCGGGGTTACTTTGCTCACCGAGGCGGAGCCCGACGACGGGTACCTTGATGTCGCCGTGCTGACTCCGCGCACGCTACGGCACTGGTTCTCCCTCGGCTGGGCGGTGCTGCGCCGCCGTGACCGGGTGCCTCGGATGGAGGTGTACCGCGCCCGTCGAGTGGAGATAACCAGCAACCGGAGTCAGCCCCGGGAGCTGGACGGCGACCTGATCGAACCAGGCCGCGAGCTGCGGGTGCAGATTCGGCGGCGGGCGTTGTGGCTGTGCGTACCGCGACCGGAGCAGGCTCCCGACCTGGCCGAGGACGCGTCGGCCGCCGCCGAGCGGGGCGAACGCCTCGTCGAGGAGGGCCGAGGTGAGCGCGAGGAGTGA
- a CDS encoding YihY/virulence factor BrkB family protein, which translates to MSSTKIVPETRLMSDEQLCADHAWQTLRREGGWHLLRDAFTRFRYGDGFSHSRAFAFQLCLAVVPFLIALTGLISELGVAEGGEVVADTVLALTPGTSDEMVAELLGGGDDAGAEQVEETGEVALVLGLITGLVALTSTMAQIERGANRIYGVERDRPALWKYLRAAVLAVSAGLPALAGFLILVGGGPMGDSVERHYAWGDLASMVWDLVRWPLSLGLTVLAVAVLFRHAPRRHQPGLSWLLFGAGIATALWWLASLGLAGYVRFSEDFGQTYGALAGIMALLLWANLTGIALFGGLSFAAQLEAVRIGVQEPAQPDLWEPNAQRIPVHDTGEMTAL; encoded by the coding sequence GTGAGCAGCACCAAGATCGTGCCGGAGACCCGGCTGATGTCCGACGAGCAGCTCTGCGCCGACCATGCCTGGCAGACCCTGCGCCGGGAGGGCGGCTGGCACCTGTTGCGTGACGCCTTCACCCGGTTCCGCTACGGCGACGGGTTCAGTCACTCCCGAGCCTTCGCGTTCCAGCTCTGTCTCGCGGTGGTGCCGTTCCTGATCGCCCTCACCGGACTGATCTCCGAGCTGGGCGTGGCCGAGGGGGGTGAGGTGGTCGCCGACACGGTGCTGGCGTTGACGCCCGGCACCAGTGACGAGATGGTCGCCGAGCTGCTCGGCGGGGGCGACGACGCGGGCGCCGAGCAGGTCGAGGAGACCGGCGAGGTGGCGCTCGTCCTCGGTCTGATCACCGGTCTGGTCGCGCTGACCAGCACCATGGCCCAGATCGAGCGGGGCGCCAACCGCATCTACGGCGTCGAACGGGACCGGCCGGCGCTGTGGAAGTACCTGCGGGCGGCCGTGCTAGCCGTGAGCGCCGGCCTGCCGGCCCTCGCCGGGTTCCTCATCCTGGTCGGCGGGGGCCCGATGGGCGACTCGGTGGAACGCCACTACGCCTGGGGTGATCTCGCCAGCATGGTGTGGGATCTGGTGCGTTGGCCGCTCAGCCTCGGCCTGACGGTGCTAGCCGTCGCGGTGCTGTTTCGCCACGCGCCCCGACGCCACCAGCCCGGCCTGTCGTGGTTGTTGTTCGGCGCCGGCATCGCCACCGCGCTGTGGTGGCTGGCCAGCCTGGGGCTGGCCGGCTACGTGCGGTTCAGCGAGGACTTCGGACAGACCTACGGCGCGCTGGCCGGCATCATGGCGTTGCTGCTCTGGGCGAACCTCACCGGCATAGCGCTGTTCGGGGGGCTCTCGTTCGCGGCGCAGCTCGAGGCGGTACGCATCGGCGTGCAGGAGCCGGCGCAGCCGGACCTGTGGGAACCGAACGCGCAGCGGATCCCCGTGCACGACACCGGTGAGATGACGGCGCTCTGA
- a CDS encoding phosphatase PAP2 family protein, translating to MGAVRDVLRRPLGHFTERTLAGLALVLGAGVGFGLLLVLVRVRWSPLYDVDHGVAEWLNDQIAPIGPLVTVLNAITGLGGRTVIIWLVTVAVVGLLIRRQGRLAVFLIVTGVGALVLDPSLKTLVDRLRPEVEVPIGAYAGQSFPSGHALGSMVAYGALLLVFLPAMAPRWRRPAMALVATVVFLIGFTRVALGVHFLSDVIGAWLLGAAWLGVTAYAFRLWRLERGRPAVPLTEGLEPEAGHEVAPAPDEEKLLPHARAGVAEIIVGWVLVFGALYGFGMFVSYHADNTFLASLDETVPNWFAERRTASLDDLSWWWSKVGDTHAIMAISLVFCPLLLAIWRRWRPVLFVALTMFGELTLFLASAAAVDRPRPPVENLDGPMPTSSFPSGHIAASLCIWVAIAVIVFPRTDRWWRWVFVVLAVVMPVGVAISRMYRGMHHPTDFMGAILLTSLWIGLLYWVLRPNEDVRQGNQPAIESEDVDTLDDELARAGQPG from the coding sequence GTGGGCGCGGTCAGGGACGTACTGCGACGACCCCTCGGACACTTCACCGAACGTACGCTCGCCGGCCTGGCGCTCGTGCTCGGTGCCGGGGTCGGATTCGGGTTGCTGCTGGTGCTGGTCCGGGTGCGGTGGTCACCGTTGTACGACGTGGACCACGGTGTCGCCGAGTGGCTCAACGACCAGATCGCGCCGATCGGGCCGCTGGTTACGGTACTCAACGCCATCACCGGCCTCGGTGGGCGCACGGTGATCATCTGGTTGGTGACCGTGGCCGTGGTCGGGCTGCTGATCCGCCGGCAGGGTCGACTCGCGGTGTTCCTGATCGTCACGGGCGTGGGCGCGCTGGTCCTCGACCCGTCGCTCAAGACGCTCGTCGACCGGTTGCGTCCCGAGGTGGAGGTGCCGATCGGCGCGTACGCGGGGCAGAGCTTCCCCAGCGGCCACGCGCTCGGGTCGATGGTGGCCTACGGCGCGCTGCTGCTGGTGTTCCTGCCGGCGATGGCACCCCGCTGGCGTCGGCCGGCGATGGCCCTGGTCGCCACCGTCGTGTTCCTGATCGGGTTCACCCGGGTCGCGCTCGGCGTGCACTTCCTCTCCGATGTGATCGGTGCCTGGCTGCTCGGCGCGGCCTGGCTGGGCGTCACCGCGTACGCCTTCCGGTTGTGGCGGTTGGAGCGGGGCCGGCCCGCGGTGCCGCTGACCGAGGGGTTGGAGCCGGAGGCCGGGCACGAGGTCGCGCCCGCGCCGGACGAGGAGAAGCTGCTGCCGCACGCCCGGGCCGGCGTCGCCGAGATCATCGTCGGCTGGGTGCTGGTGTTCGGCGCCCTGTACGGGTTCGGCATGTTCGTCAGCTATCACGCCGACAACACCTTCCTGGCCAGCCTCGACGAGACGGTGCCCAACTGGTTCGCCGAGCGGCGTACCGCCTCGCTCGACGATCTCAGCTGGTGGTGGAGCAAGGTCGGCGACACCCACGCCATCATGGCGATCTCGCTGGTCTTCTGCCCGCTGTTGCTGGCGATCTGGCGGCGTTGGCGGCCGGTGCTGTTCGTGGCGTTGACCATGTTCGGCGAGCTGACCCTCTTCCTGGCCAGCGCGGCGGCGGTGGACCGGCCGCGCCCGCCGGTGGAGAACCTGGACGGCCCGATGCCGACCTCGTCGTTCCCGTCCGGGCACATCGCGGCCAGCCTCTGCATCTGGGTGGCGATCGCCGTCATCGTCTTCCCGCGGACCGATCGATGGTGGCGGTGGGTCTTCGTGGTGCTCGCCGTGGTGATGCCGGTCGGGGTGGCGATCTCCCGGATGTACCGGGGCATGCACCACCCGACGGACTTCATGGGCGCGATCCTGCTCACCTCGCTCTGGATCGGGCTGTTGTACTGGGTGCTGCGCCCCAACGAGGACGTCCGGCAGGGCAACCAACCGGCCATCGAGTCGGAGGACGTGGACACGCTCGACGACGAGCTGGCTCGGGCCGGCCAGCCAGGCTGA
- a CDS encoding endonuclease/exonuclease/phosphatase family protein: MLRVMTWNIRTGGRDRGGPDRRELVARVIAQQRPDVLALQELGGFDIAGFASGVGLRPFLARSWLGQPVALLVAPRWPVLAAAPVRRPFHHAAQRVVVGTDAGPLTVLGTHLDPYSGTRRLVEAGWAVAALRPSHDGLALLAGDLNTLDPYAEHADRVGRLPPAYRRRHLRRDGRTVETRAVARLLATGLVDLGADAGPTVPTAHGGAEFPDVRLDYQLATPTLATRCAHVGVVRDPDTEHASDHYPLLAEFALTPPVTGAD, translated from the coding sequence GTGCTGAGGGTGATGACCTGGAACATCCGCACCGGTGGCCGGGACCGTGGCGGTCCGGACCGGCGCGAGCTGGTGGCCCGGGTGATCGCCCAGCAGCGGCCGGACGTGCTCGCGTTGCAGGAGCTTGGTGGTTTCGACATCGCGGGCTTCGCCAGCGGCGTCGGGCTCCGCCCGTTCCTGGCCCGTTCCTGGTTGGGGCAACCGGTCGCGCTGCTGGTGGCCCCGCGGTGGCCGGTGCTGGCCGCCGCACCGGTACGTCGGCCGTTCCACCACGCGGCCCAACGCGTGGTGGTGGGCACCGACGCCGGTCCGCTGACGGTGCTCGGCACCCACCTCGACCCGTACTCGGGCACCCGACGGCTGGTCGAGGCGGGGTGGGCGGTCGCCGCGCTGCGCCCCAGCCACGACGGCCTGGCGCTGCTCGCCGGTGACCTGAACACCCTCGACCCGTACGCCGAGCACGCCGACCGGGTGGGTCGGCTACCGCCCGCGTACCGGCGTCGGCATCTGCGTCGGGACGGTCGGACGGTGGAGACCCGCGCGGTGGCCCGGCTGCTCGCCACCGGGCTGGTGGATCTCGGCGCGGACGCCGGCCCGACGGTGCCCACCGCCCACGGTGGTGCCGAGTTCCCCGACGTGCGCCTGGACTACCAGCTCGCCACCCCCACCCTGGCCACCCGCTGCGCACACGTGGGAGTCGTCCGCGACCCCGACACCGAGCACGCCTCCGACCACTACCCTCTGCTCGCCGAGTTCGCCCTCACCCCACCCGTCACAGGAGCAGATTGA
- a CDS encoding TIGR03557 family F420-dependent LLM class oxidoreductase — protein sequence MVSIGYTLMCEQAGPKELVDHAVRAEAAGFDHLVMSDHYYPWLESQGHSPYAWSVLGAVAHATSRAALMSFVTCPIRRYHPAMVAQKASTLGVLSDGRFTLGLGAGENLNEHVVGGWPHVQQRHEMFEEALQIIRPLLNGETLTFSGNHFDVPDAYLWDRPDTPVPMAVAASGRQSATLAAEYADGMIATDPEPHLVEMYEQAGGAGRPRYGQVAVCYGPDEAECRKIAHDQFRWFGLGWKVNSDLPDTDSFAAATRSVREEDVAAELSCGPDVDKHVAAFKKFVDAGFTHVALVQVGGDTQPMFLDWAQDELLPRLRDL from the coding sequence ATGGTCAGCATCGGCTACACCCTGATGTGCGAGCAGGCAGGTCCGAAGGAACTCGTCGACCACGCCGTGCGGGCCGAGGCGGCCGGCTTCGACCACCTCGTCATGTCCGACCACTACTACCCCTGGCTGGAGTCGCAGGGGCACTCGCCGTACGCCTGGTCGGTGCTGGGCGCGGTCGCACACGCCACCTCCCGCGCGGCGCTCATGTCGTTCGTCACCTGTCCGATCCGCCGCTACCACCCGGCGATGGTGGCGCAGAAGGCGTCGACGCTGGGGGTGCTCTCCGACGGTCGGTTCACCCTCGGCCTCGGTGCCGGGGAGAACCTCAACGAGCACGTGGTGGGCGGCTGGCCGCACGTGCAGCAGCGGCACGAGATGTTCGAGGAGGCGTTGCAGATCATCCGTCCGCTGCTGAACGGTGAGACGCTCACCTTCTCCGGCAACCACTTCGACGTGCCGGACGCCTACCTCTGGGACCGCCCGGACACGCCGGTGCCGATGGCGGTGGCCGCCTCCGGCCGGCAGTCGGCGACCCTGGCCGCCGAGTACGCCGACGGCATGATCGCCACCGATCCGGAGCCGCACCTGGTCGAGATGTACGAGCAGGCCGGCGGGGCGGGACGCCCGCGCTACGGGCAGGTGGCCGTCTGCTACGGACCGGACGAGGCCGAGTGCCGCAAGATCGCCCACGACCAGTTCCGCTGGTTCGGACTGGGCTGGAAGGTCAACTCCGACCTGCCCGACACCGACTCCTTCGCGGCGGCCACCCGCAGCGTCCGCGAGGAGGACGTGGCGGCCGAGCTCTCCTGCGGCCCGGACGTGGACAAGCACGTGGCGGCGTTCAAGAAGTTCGTCGACGCCGGCTTCACCCACGTGGCACTGGTCCAGGTCGGCGGCGACACCCAACCGATGTTCCTCGACTGGGCGCAGGACGAACTGCTCCCCCGCCTACGCGACCTGTGA
- a CDS encoding cellulase family glycosylhydrolase: MRKLFAAVGAVLLATVAAVFAFGPSAHAAAGFTVSNGRLYDANGNEFIMRGVNHAHTWYTSQTSSFANIKALGANSVRVVLSSGDRWTRNSASDVSNVIQLCKANRLICVLEVHDTTGYGEQSGAITLDRAVDYWLSIASALNGQEAYVIVNIGNEPYGNQNYSSYATDTANAIRRLRTGGLTHTIMVDAPNWGQDWSFTMRDSAPTVFAADPAGNTVFSVHMYGVFDTAAEISDYLGRFRSRGLPIVVGEFGHNHSDGNPDEDAILSYTQANGIGWLGWSWSGNSGGVEYLDMATNFNPNQLTSWGERLFNGTNGIRQTARQASVYDSTPPTTPPPSTPPPSTPPPSTPPPSTPPPSTPPPSAGCTATYSITGQWQGGFQGEVRVTAGASAINGWTVRWTYANGQTVTQSWNATVSSSGSTVTARNVSYNGRLGAGASTTFGFLGSWNGTNSAPAVACTAS, encoded by the coding sequence ATGAGAAAACTGTTCGCGGCCGTCGGCGCCGTTCTGCTGGCGACCGTCGCCGCAGTCTTCGCCTTCGGACCTTCGGCACACGCCGCCGCCGGCTTCACGGTCAGCAACGGGCGGCTCTACGACGCCAACGGCAACGAGTTCATCATGCGCGGGGTCAACCACGCGCACACCTGGTACACGAGCCAGACCAGTTCCTTTGCCAACATCAAAGCACTTGGCGCCAACTCGGTACGCGTCGTGCTCTCCAGCGGCGACCGGTGGACCCGGAACAGCGCCAGCGATGTGTCCAATGTGATCCAGCTCTGCAAGGCCAACCGGCTGATCTGCGTGCTGGAGGTGCACGACACCACCGGGTACGGGGAGCAGAGCGGCGCGATCACCCTGGACCGCGCGGTCGACTACTGGCTCAGTATCGCCAGCGCGCTGAACGGCCAGGAAGCGTACGTGATCGTCAACATCGGCAACGAGCCGTACGGCAACCAGAACTACTCGTCGTACGCCACCGACACGGCCAACGCGATCCGTCGGCTGCGCACCGGCGGCCTCACGCACACCATCATGGTGGACGCCCCGAACTGGGGTCAGGACTGGTCGTTCACCATGCGCGACAGCGCCCCCACGGTGTTCGCCGCCGACCCGGCCGGCAACACGGTCTTCTCGGTCCACATGTACGGCGTCTTCGACACCGCCGCGGAGATCAGCGACTACCTGGGTCGATTCCGCAGTCGTGGCCTGCCCATCGTGGTCGGCGAGTTCGGGCACAACCACTCCGACGGCAACCCCGACGAGGACGCCATCCTCTCCTACACCCAGGCCAACGGCATCGGTTGGTTGGGCTGGTCGTGGAGCGGCAACAGCGGTGGCGTGGAGTACCTCGACATGGCCACCAACTTCAACCCGAACCAGCTGACCAGCTGGGGCGAGCGGTTGTTCAACGGCACCAACGGCATCCGGCAGACCGCGCGACAGGCCAGCGTCTACGACTCGACCCCGCCGACCACGCCGCCGCCGTCGACCCCGCCACCGTCCACCCCGCCCCCGTCGACGCCGCCGCCCTCTACGCCGCCCCCGTCGACCCCGCCGCCGAGCGCCGGTTGCACGGCGACCTACTCGATCACCGGGCAGTGGCAGGGCGGCTTCCAGGGTGAGGTGCGGGTGACCGCGGGCGCCAGCGCCATCAACGGCTGGACGGTGCGCTGGACGTACGCCAACGGCCAGACGGTCACCCAGTCCTGGAACGCGACGGTGTCCAGCAGCGGTTCCACCGTGACCGCCCGCAACGTCTCCTACAACGGCCGTCTCGGCGCCGGGGCCAGCACTACCTTCGGCTTCCTCGGCAGCTGGAACGGCACCAACTCGGCCCCTGCGGTGGCCTGCACCGCAAGCTGA